The Halorussus limi genome includes a region encoding these proteins:
- a CDS encoding helix-turn-helix domain-containing protein — translation MGLVATFEIDCEALPLTGVAAAVPQATLILELQFNHGARPLFLVTVTDGSRTAVENALADAYDVAELTLVGRAGDTRRYQVVPALSFEEQLGDHVDDLAGLEALATVDAIIERIEVLPSGWQQTGWFADRDAFEKFSTFWRQNGGFKLQRLTRDGDPEPPGDGLTDHQREALRTAYELGYFDIPRRASLEDVGAELDITASSVSERLRRAQTRLIQETVAPTWPPLPD, via the coding sequence ATGGGACTCGTCGCTACGTTCGAAATTGATTGCGAGGCGCTCCCACTTACCGGAGTGGCGGCGGCCGTCCCCCAAGCGACGCTGATTCTCGAACTACAGTTCAACCACGGCGCTCGCCCCTTGTTCCTCGTCACCGTGACCGACGGCTCACGGACGGCAGTCGAGAACGCGCTCGCCGACGCCTACGACGTCGCGGAGTTGACTCTCGTGGGTCGGGCGGGCGACACGCGTCGCTATCAGGTGGTTCCAGCGCTCAGCTTCGAGGAGCAACTCGGTGACCACGTCGACGACCTCGCTGGCCTCGAAGCCCTCGCTACGGTGGACGCGATAATCGAGCGAATCGAGGTATTACCGAGTGGATGGCAACAAACGGGTTGGTTCGCCGACCGCGACGCGTTCGAGAAGTTCTCGACGTTCTGGCGGCAGAATGGCGGATTCAAACTGCAACGGCTTACTCGTGACGGCGACCCCGAACCGCCCGGTGACGGTCTTACCGACCATCAACGCGAAGCACTTCGAACGGCGTACGAACTCGGGTATTTCGACATCCCGCGTCGGGCGTCTCTCGAAGACGTCGGCGCAGAACTGGATATTACTGCTTCCTCGGTGTCCGAGCGGTTGCGTCGCGCGCAAACCCGACTCATCCAGGAGACGGTGGCGCCGACGTGGCCGCCGCTCCCCGACTGA
- a CDS encoding GNAT family N-acetyltransferase → MPGPVFLEGDTVTLRPVDEEDIEFIQRMMNNPTVWRPALDINPMNDNLAEDFFENVLTTEEDVHCLVCRDDDPVGHVSLSQSQYGPTETSRARSAELGYWIAPEHHGQGYGSDAVNRIVEYAFTDRNLRRLSAHVGGFNDASIALLESLGFVHEGTQREAAWYRGEYHDMLSYGLLRSEWQNSE, encoded by the coding sequence ATGCCCGGACCGGTGTTTCTGGAGGGTGACACGGTAACCCTTCGACCAGTCGACGAGGAAGATATCGAGTTCATTCAACGGATGATGAACAACCCGACTGTCTGGCGTCCAGCGCTCGATATCAATCCGATGAACGATAACTTGGCTGAAGATTTTTTCGAGAACGTCCTTACCACCGAGGAGGACGTCCACTGTCTGGTTTGTCGCGACGACGACCCGGTCGGTCACGTGTCCTTATCGCAGTCTCAGTACGGCCCCACCGAGACGTCTCGGGCCCGGTCTGCGGAACTGGGGTACTGGATTGCCCCCGAACACCACGGACAGGGGTACGGGTCTGACGCTGTCAACAGGATAGTCGAGTACGCCTTCACGGACCGAAACCTTCGGCGTCTGAGTGCGCACGTCGGCGGGTTCAACGACGCGTCCATCGCGCTGCTGGAATCACTGGGATTCGTACACGAGGGGACGCAACGAGAGGCCGCATGGTATCGGGGCGAGTATCACGACATGCTCTCGTACGGACTCCTCCGATCGGAGTGGCAGAATAGCGAATAG
- a CDS encoding DoxX family protein: MTSSAISPDARNTFESTIGGYTIGGRAHSLSAWFVLSLRLMMGYAFAYSGFTKLVAAEPFSAGGYLANVAATNGNPLASLFAWMGSTPWFVEFANVAVPWGELFIGLGLLVGAFVRLAAFFGALMMLTFYFGNWDIAHGVINGDFAYMLVFLAVAAFGAGRILGLDAWIENYDLGGETLVERYPALEYVLG, translated from the coding sequence ATGACCTCATCTGCCATCTCACCAGACGCTCGTAACACCTTCGAGAGTACTATCGGCGGTTACACCATCGGCGGACGTGCCCACAGCCTGTCGGCGTGGTTCGTCCTCTCGCTCCGACTCATGATGGGCTACGCGTTCGCCTACTCTGGATTCACGAAACTCGTCGCCGCCGAACCGTTTAGCGCGGGCGGCTACCTCGCTAACGTGGCTGCGACCAACGGCAACCCGCTCGCCAGCCTGTTCGCGTGGATGGGTTCGACCCCGTGGTTCGTCGAATTCGCGAACGTCGCGGTCCCGTGGGGCGAACTATTCATCGGCCTCGGACTGCTAGTCGGTGCGTTCGTCCGCCTCGCGGCGTTCTTCGGCGCGCTCATGATGCTCACGTTCTACTTCGGCAACTGGGACATCGCTCACGGCGTCATCAACGGCGACTTCGCGTACATGCTCGTCTTCCTCGCCGTGGCCGCGTTCGGTGCTGGCCGCATCCTCGGACTGGACGCGTGGATCGAAAACTACGACCTCGGCGGCGAGACGCTCGTAGAGCGCTATCCCGCACTCGAGTACGTCCTCGGGTAG
- a CDS encoding alpha/beta fold hydrolase, giving the protein MPTNQSIDGTEVAYERHGDGRPVVLLHGGMAPREYWNPVVPHLSEYAAVVPQRPGFGTFLDDSAETSADEVIEREAEYVRTLVDAVDGEPILFGHSFGALTAIEAATEATVEAVVAYEPAVLPKEYRKEADLASRMEELVEEGERREAVKRYVEQVLHPDGIDDLDAWLAEWPVWPDCVELAEEVVRMNYAVEGYQLPERLDVDAPVLVLTGTDGPDFLRKSARAVHDVLPESRLVEFDGVSHSGPSEAPGLVSAEVEAFLGR; this is encoded by the coding sequence ATGCCGACGAACCAGTCTATAGATGGCACGGAGGTAGCGTACGAGCGACACGGAGACGGTCGGCCGGTCGTCCTGCTTCACGGCGGAATGGCTCCTCGGGAGTACTGGAATCCGGTCGTTCCGCATCTCAGCGAGTATGCCGCTGTGGTCCCTCAGCGGCCGGGTTTCGGTACCTTTCTCGACGATTCGGCGGAGACGAGCGCCGACGAAGTAATCGAGCGTGAAGCCGAGTACGTCCGAACGCTCGTAGATGCCGTCGACGGCGAGCCGATTCTGTTCGGCCACTCCTTCGGCGCGCTCACGGCGATAGAGGCCGCGACCGAGGCAACGGTCGAAGCGGTGGTCGCGTACGAACCCGCAGTCCTCCCCAAGGAGTATCGGAAAGAAGCCGACTTAGCCAGTCGCATGGAGGAGCTCGTCGAGGAGGGCGAACGTCGAGAGGCGGTCAAACGCTACGTCGAGCAGGTCCTCCACCCCGACGGAATCGACGACCTCGACGCGTGGTTGGCGGAATGGCCGGTCTGGCCCGACTGCGTCGAACTCGCCGAGGAGGTCGTCCGGATGAACTACGCCGTTGAGGGGTATCAGCTACCGGAACGACTCGACGTGGACGCTCCCGTCCTCGTGTTGACCGGTACCGACGGACCGGACTTCCTCCGGAAGAGCGCTCGCGCAGTCCACGACGTGCTTCCGGAGAGTCGTCTCGTCGAGTTCGACGGTGTCAGCCACAGCGGTCCCAGCGAAGCGCCCGGACTCGTCTCGGCGGAAGTCGAGGCCTTCCTCGGTCGATAG